The following are from one region of the Paenalkalicoccus suaedae genome:
- the walK gene encoding cell wall metabolism sensor histidine kinase WalK — MKKIRFYKSIHVKIVTIYVLLIMIAMQVIGVYFTGQLEGQLSDNFTGTLNERASLLAYNVEQEMTRETEEDSLSLEARISNILRSDAFSMENADVQVIDINSVVLTATSPSQSNRVGQRATDPRIKQALLGIRDPEPDIMRNTQNGNRTSVMAVPIESENQQVIGAVYIEASMEDIYDQMQEINQILFAGTAIALGLTAALGIFLSRTITRPIVDMKRQAVVMGKGDFSRYVKVYGDDEIGQLARTFNDLTDKLQDANATTEGERRKLASVLTHMTDGVIATDREGNVILMNRRAEEMLDKKQESIVGSSLLKLLNLDKFMKLEDMYTFKDPLLLDFDVVDQEIVIEANFSVIEKENGQENGVIAVLHDVTEQERVEEERREFVANVSHELRTPLTSMKSYLEALQDGALQDPDIAPQFLEVTANETDRMIRLVNDLLQLSKMDSKDYNMNVATIHAPQLINQVVDRFEMSTKNQAIDFKRKIVDEPIAIKGDRDKLMQLMDNIVSNAVKYSPEGGSITVSLKQEKDRIVVSVKDEGVGIPKENIPNVFDRFYRVDKARSRNLGGTGLGLAIAKEIALAHGGNIWVSSEWGKGTTFSFSLPYAEEVVIPE; from the coding sequence ATGAAAAAGATTCGCTTCTATAAATCAATTCATGTCAAAATCGTTACGATATATGTTTTGCTTATTATGATTGCGATGCAGGTTATCGGCGTGTATTTTACTGGACAGCTGGAAGGACAGCTGAGCGATAACTTTACTGGGACGTTAAATGAGCGAGCAAGCTTGCTCGCTTATAACGTCGAGCAAGAGATGACGCGTGAGACCGAAGAGGATAGCTTGAGTCTCGAGGCCCGAATATCCAACATTTTGCGTAGTGACGCCTTTAGTATGGAAAATGCGGACGTTCAGGTCATAGACATTAACAGTGTCGTGTTAACCGCTACGAGTCCGTCACAAAGTAACAGGGTCGGACAGAGGGCGACAGACCCGCGTATTAAACAGGCGCTCCTTGGCATTCGTGACCCTGAGCCAGATATCATGCGTAATACCCAAAACGGGAACCGGACGAGTGTTATGGCGGTTCCGATCGAGTCCGAAAATCAGCAGGTTATAGGTGCTGTGTATATTGAAGCCTCGATGGAGGATATTTATGATCAGATGCAGGAGATCAATCAGATTCTCTTTGCAGGAACGGCCATTGCACTTGGCTTAACAGCGGCTCTCGGTATTTTCTTATCGCGAACGATTACGCGTCCGATTGTGGATATGAAACGACAGGCTGTTGTCATGGGTAAGGGAGATTTCTCGCGTTACGTAAAGGTATATGGGGACGATGAGATTGGACAACTTGCTAGGACGTTTAATGATTTAACCGACAAGCTCCAGGATGCGAATGCTACGACGGAGGGTGAGAGACGAAAGCTTGCGTCCGTATTAACGCATATGACAGACGGAGTTATTGCGACGGATCGCGAGGGGAACGTTATTCTGATGAACCGTCGGGCTGAGGAGATGCTGGATAAAAAGCAGGAGTCGATTGTTGGCTCGAGCTTACTAAAGCTCCTTAATTTAGACAAGTTTATGAAGCTTGAGGATATGTATACGTTTAAGGATCCACTTCTTCTTGATTTTGATGTGGTTGATCAAGAGATTGTGATCGAGGCTAATTTTTCTGTCATTGAAAAAGAGAATGGACAAGAGAATGGGGTAATTGCGGTACTGCATGATGTGACGGAGCAGGAGCGCGTGGAGGAAGAGCGTCGCGAGTTTGTGGCGAATGTCTCCCATGAGCTACGTACGCCGCTCACGTCGATGAAGAGCTATTTAGAAGCGCTACAGGACGGGGCGTTGCAGGATCCAGATATTGCACCACAGTTCCTTGAGGTGACGGCGAACGAGACGGACCGAATGATTCGTCTTGTCAATGATTTGCTACAGCTTTCTAAAATGGATAGTAAAGATTACAACATGAATGTTGCGACGATTCATGCGCCGCAGCTAATTAATCAGGTTGTCGATCGGTTTGAAATGTCGACGAAGAATCAAGCAATTGACTTTAAGCGTAAGATTGTGGACGAGCCGATTGCCATTAAAGGAGATCGGGACAAGCTCATGCAGCTGATGGACAATATTGTATCGAACGCTGTTAAGTACTCTCCTGAAGGTGGCTCCATCACAGTTTCGTTAAAGCAAGAAAAGGATCGTATCGTCGTTAGTGTAAAAGATGAGGGCGTTGGGATTCCGAAAGAAAATATTCCGAACGTATTCGATCGCTTCTATCGCGTTGATAAGGCTCGCTCGCGTAACCTTGGTGGGACGGGACTTGGACTTGCGATTGCGAAGGAGATTGCACTTGCGCACGGAGGTAATATTTGGGTAAGCAGTGAGTGGGGGAAAGGCACGACGTTTTCATTCAGCTTGCCGTATGCTGAGGAAGTGGTGATTCCAGAATGA
- the yycF gene encoding response regulator YycF, giving the protein MDKQKILVVDDEKPIADILKFGLEKEGFDVIVAYDGNDAVEKVKEHVPNLILLDIMLPYRDGMEVCREVRKTYDMPIIMLTAKDSEIDKVLGLELGADDYVTKPFSTRELIARVKANLRRNQRSSDNESENKNIEIGPLLIQPDAYLVTKRGEPIELTHREFELIHYLARHTGQVMTREHLLQAVWGYDYFGDVRTVDVTVRRLREKVEDNPSNPAWIVTRRGVGYYLRQADQES; this is encoded by the coding sequence ATGGATAAGCAGAAGATTTTAGTTGTGGATGATGAGAAGCCAATTGCAGATATATTAAAATTCGGCCTTGAGAAAGAGGGCTTTGATGTTATTGTTGCCTATGATGGTAACGATGCTGTTGAGAAAGTGAAGGAGCATGTACCAAATTTAATTTTACTTGATATTATGCTTCCGTATCGCGATGGGATGGAAGTTTGTCGGGAAGTGCGTAAGACGTATGATATGCCGATTATTATGCTGACTGCGAAGGATTCGGAGATTGATAAAGTACTAGGTCTAGAGCTTGGTGCAGATGACTACGTCACGAAGCCGTTTAGTACGAGAGAGCTGATTGCGCGAGTGAAAGCCAATTTACGTCGTAATCAAAGGTCATCCGATAATGAATCGGAAAACAAGAATATTGAGATTGGACCGCTACTTATTCAGCCAGATGCGTATTTAGTTACAAAGCGTGGAGAGCCGATTGAACTGACTCATCGTGAGTTTGAGCTCATTCATTATTTAGCTCGTCACACAGGACAAGTCATGACGCGTGAGCACCTCTTACAGGCAGTATGGGGATATGATTACTTTGGAGATGTAAGAACGGTTGATGTTACAGTACGACGACTACGAGAGAAGGTAGAAGATAACCCAAGTAATCCAGCATGGATCGTAACACGAAGAGGAGTTGGCTATTATCTTCGCCAAGCAGATCAGGAGAGTTAA